The Odocoileus virginianus isolate 20LAN1187 ecotype Illinois chromosome 24, Ovbor_1.2, whole genome shotgun sequence nucleotide sequence GGGGCGAAGGGGAGGGGTCCGCCAGGGGCCGGGAGACCACAAGACCACAGAGGCAGCGTAAGAAGGAATGTGCCCACCGCACATTCAGCTTGCAGAGGGGCCACCTGGAGTCTGACCAGTACTCTCgacccccagcccccctcccaccgGCTGTcagtccccccgccccaccccgagCAGCAAGAACACAGCAGAGGCGGAAGAGTTTCCGACTACGCCTACAGCTACTGCCAGCCACtggtgggaggaggagacagagttttgggttaGGGTACCTCCAAGCTGCCCAGcggaaagaaggggaaaagatcTACAGCAGCACGATGGGGCAGGCAACCCACGCCCCCCGCCCTCCACGTGATCCCGGGCTAAAGGACCATGAAGCCAGACGGTAGGTAGGCTGGTGTGAGTTCCCGGACACCAGCGCCCCAGAAGCCACCCAGACCTCAGAGCCCGTTCCAGGAGAGCAGGAGGTACCAGCCCCCAAGGCTGTCCTCCTCGTCCCCTCCCCAGTCAGCTCCATGCAGAAACATGCCGGGAGGAGGAAGTCAGATGGTGAGGGGGGAGGGCAAGGGCTAGAGAGCAAAGGCTGGGGAGAAACCCACGGGGAAGGGCAActaggggagggggctgggagagcCGTACCCGCCCCACGGGCCCGTCACCCCGACAGGATATGCCTCACAAACGCTGCAGGAAGGAAGAGACATGGTGAAGACAAGACACAGGCGTGGGGTGAAGGggtcaggcagccaggggctggaCATCCCTTTGTTTTCACCTCCCACCCCTTACCCACCCTGCAGGCCCTGGGAGTCCTTCCCTTCCGGTCACACCCCCCTGGCTCCCATTCCTGgctgggctgggccctgcccGTGCCCCCTGGCACCTTTTTAGGAGCCTGAATCCAGGATGGGCAAAGCCCCCAGTGCTGTGTGTGACCTGCCCCGTGAGACCCCGGTTCGTCCCTCACCTTCGTAGTTGATACAACCGTTGCTGTCCTCATGCCCTGCCACCAGCATCTCTActtcttcctctgtcatcttctcacCTGCAGAGGGGAAGGGAGCACGCACGTTCTGGGGTCGGCTGACATTGGGAGGTCTAGCAGCTGGCACCTCAGGAAGGGCAGAGGCTCACCCAGTGTGACAAGAACGTGCCGGATCTCAGCGCCCATGACGGTGCCATTCCCTTCCTTGTCAAACACCCGAAGGCCTTCCACATAGTCCTCGTAGGTGCCCTGGTCCTTGTTCTTGGCCACAGTCTGCAGCATGGGCAGGAAGTGCTCAAAGTCCAGTACCTTCACGTTCATCTCTGCCAAAAAAGAAGTAGAAGCTAAGTCATATGTGTTCTCAGGACTGGGGGTTAAGGGACTCCCGCTCCAGGCAGAAATCTGTGGGATTTGCTAGACAAGACCCGCTCTTGTTTGTGGCCTAGGAAGATAAAAGGAAGCTATTAGCTGAAGACTGCAGGCCCACCACCACACTACGGAGTTGTTCTGAAGGACCCTCACCATCACTCTTGGGGTTCCCCAGGACTTTGAGCACCTCGGCGTTGGTGGGATTCTGGCCCAGGGCCCTCATCACGTCCCCACACTGACTGTACAGGATCTTGCCATCCCCCGTTCGGTCAAACAGCTGGAAGGCCTCCTTGAACTCTGCGGATTCAGATAAATATCAGTACGGGACCCATGGGTGTTAACCCCAACCCTCCTCCACAGTCCCCACTGCCCATTCAACTCTGATCATGCTGAtgaaatcaaatatttataacaGTGTACACTCAAGCCCTCTGAGAGGGATCCAGTGTCTGCTCCTCCCAACTCAGGTGTCCCACATAAAGGCCTGGCCTTCCTCAACCCTTAGCAGAGTGGTAACGGCCACTTACGTACCCTCTCCGCCTGCAGCAAGCCTGCCCAGCCTCCTCATTACACAACTCAGGGCAGGAATTTGCCACCGCCCAGTCTGGGCCCTGTCCTTATAAGGAAGTGGGAGCAGCGGCCTGGGCCTGGGGTCATCCCAGCCTGCCGCGTCTCCCCCCTGCAGTACCGGGTCCTTTCACAGGGCACTGCTACAAAGAAGTACCCTCAGCAAACTCCCCTGTCGCACTTTCACAGTGAAACAGATCCCTGCTGTTTACAGCCTTCACAGTTCCAAgctgaggggagggggtggttaTCGCgggaggaagaggcagaagtGGCTGATTAaggaacagaggagcccaagCAGCTTAACACACCGTCCCCAAGCCCCCCACACAGCAGGCATCAAGTTGTTTCACACACCCACAGCACCTACAACAACTCACCCAGCGCTTGGGGCTCAGATCTAGAgtagaagggaagggaggaagaaagagtgagaaaagaaaatgcaagatcCAGAAGGAAGGAGAACGGAACCCAAGAGGTGCTCCCCTGGGGGCGCGGAAGAGAAGGCAGGTAGGGGTGAAGGAGCTCGAGGGCGTGTCCCGCTCCCTAACATGACCTCAACGGGGGTCAGAGATGGCCTACCTGCGGTCTGATCCTCGGTGAAGTCACACTGCtcggagaagacgagggtggtcAGCATCTTAACTCCAGTCCCCCCAGCTTCCGTCCCGGTCCCAAGAACTCAGAACCACAAACTCCTGTTCCGCGCGGGGGACTCGCTTCCCGGCAGGGTGGGATCCCAGACACTCCAACCCCACCAACCCTCGAGGGCCTCAGGCTCATTTACCCGCTCCTCTCTGcccgctccccgccccctccccccggctTCCCGCCTCTCGCCCCAAATCCCGCTCATCCCCTCGGCCCCGGGCCCCACCATCTTGACGCTCGGCTCTGCGGGACCTTTTCTTGCAGTAATGGCTCCGGCTCCTGGCCCAACCCTAGGCTTAGTGCGTCCCGATGACGTCACCAGCTGACCCAGCCAATGGGGATCCTGGCCCGGGTTTATGCAGACGACGTTACTATATTAGTAATGAGGTGGGCGGGGCCGGCTGGTGTCCTGGTCTCCAGAATAGCCCCACCTGGGGCATAGACACTGCAGAACGAGGTGGAATGGGGCGCGAGGACTCTGCTCTTCCGAGCAGCGAGAAAGTCAGAGGAGGTCGCACTGGTGGGTGCGGGTGGGAACAGGAGagccttctctttccctcccccacctctaaAGAAAGCAAGAGTCGGAAGCTAAGGGAGGAAACGTctctttattttgaaacaatAGCCTCCTAGCGGCAGGAACGTGCTTTTGCCTGGTGGGGGCCCAGCGTCCGACCCCACTGCACCTGTGGAAAAAGATGAACGCTGCCAAATCCTGCCGCTCTCGCGCAGCAAGACACGGAAACGCGCTTCCCTGCTTTTGTACGCAGGCAGAAGGTCAGGAAGGAGGCTTGCCTCTCAAGGCGCAGTGAGAGCGCCCTACCTGCATTGCTCAGACGCTTAGGATGTGCTTCAGGAAGGCTGCAGAGAGAAGAGGCAAGAGGGGCTTCAGAAGCTGGCCTGATGCTAACCCATCTGACTTTAGATAATTCAGGCTCCAGGATGCCTCCACCCACTTACCTCGGGCCtccgcctccctcctccccagtcgTTTCTGCTCCTCTGGCCCCTCACCTTCATAGTTGATGCAGCCACTGCTGTCCTCGTGCCCTGCCAAAACAGACTCCACCTCCTCTTCAGTCATCCTCTCTCCTGGGTCCAGACACACACAGTGTTTTAGcccctgccttccctccctcATCAACCCACACCTCTTTCTTCTGGTGGTAcctcctcttctcccaccccTGGAGACTTGCCCATAGCAACAGTCCCCCAAGAGAATTCCCTCTTTGTAGTGGGCATGAGTCTTGCTTTACATTTCGCCTCAATTATAGGTGGTGAAAGCTttgacagacaaggaaactgaattCTAGAGGATTAAGAAACAGACCATATCATAGAGTACAGTCATCTCTTCTCAAGACTGAAACTCAGATTCCCcgcctctttccctttcctccgCCCTTTGGGAGGCACTTTAGACTGAAGGAGGAAGACCTTCAGATCCTGTCCCTCAGGCTCTGACCTTCTCAGGCTCCCGTCCATGCCCCACAGGACAGTAATCCCTCGCTGGCTCTGCCTACTGGGCTACCCTTCTTAGTTCATCCCCTCCTCTCCACACCCCCAGGCGTTCTGGTGCCTGCCTCACCCAGGGTGGTGAGGACATGTCTGAGCTCAGCTCCCATGACTTTGCCGTTCTGTTCTTTGTCAAACACTCGAAGCCCCTCCAGGTAGTCCTGGTATGAGCCTCGGTCTGGCATCTTGGCGACAGCCTGGAGCATGGGCAGGAAGGTCTCAAAGTCCACACGCCGGGACTTCAGCTCTGAGATGGAGGTGAAGGAGAGGTTACCACGGTGTCACCTAGGACCCAACTCCCATCCCCACCATGAAGGGTTTCAGCCATTCAGCATTCAGATAGTTTTCTGCCCTTATGTTTGACAGTTTTTAAAGTCCTGGGACCCACCTCAGCATCCTTTATCACCTTACCAACATTCCACCACCAAACTGAAAACCCTCATTATCCCAGAGGTGCCCTCACCATCACTCTTGGGGTATCCCATGACCCTGAGCACCTCGGCGTTGGTGGGGTTCTGGCCCAGAGCCCTCATCACGTCCCCACACTGGCTGAACTGGATCTTGCCATCCCCCACTCGGTCATACAGTTCGAAGGCCTCCTTGAACTCTGGAGTGTAACGAGAGGTCAGTGTTGACAAGGGGTTCCCATCACACCAGGAGAGAGGAAATTCAGAAACAATGTGCTTGAGCTGGGCAGAGCAGAGAACGCAAGGAGCATGAGTGTGGGAGGCTTCAAGGTCAGGAATGGAGGTAGGGGATTAGACAGAGGATCTGACTAGGGGCTGGGGATGGCCAGTGGGCTCAGGGGCGTCTCCTCACCCTCCAGCTGGTCCTTGTTAAACTCGATCTGTGGAAGAGAAGAGCAGGTGAGGAGAGATGACAGGACTCACTCAATCCCTCTCCAGCACTCCTCCCGACCAACTGGCAGCCACTTCTGGGGAGGGGCCCGTAGGGACCAGGCTGGGAACCCAGCCACCGCAGTCCCATTCCCAGCTCCAGAACTTGGGAGAATCCCAAGAGGAGGAATTATTGGGGGGAGGGTTTCCTGGGAACAGGGTTAATCCCATGCCACCtgttcccctccctctcctgccctgaGCCCTGCATCCCTCACATAACTGGGGGCTGAACAAAGGCTAAATTTACCC carries:
- the MYL6 gene encoding myosin light polypeptide 6 isoform X1, with protein sequence MLTTLVFSEQCDFTEDQTAEFKEAFQLFDRTGDGKILYSQCGDVMRALGQNPTNAEVLKVLGNPKSDEMNVKVLDFEHFLPMLQTVAKNKDQGTYEDYVEGLRVFDKEGNGTVMGAEIRHVLVTLGEKMTEEEVEMLVAGHEDSNGCINYEAFVRHILSG
- the MYL6 gene encoding myosin light polypeptide 6 isoform X3, giving the protein MRRLGRLAAGGEEFKEAFQLFDRTGDGKILYSQCGDVMRALGQNPTNAEVLKVLGNPKSDEMNVKVLDFEHFLPMLQTVAKNKDQGTYEDYVEGLRVFDKEGNGTVMGAEIRHVLVTLGEKMTEEEVEMLVAGHEDSNGCINYEAFVRHILSG
- the MYL6 gene encoding myosin light polypeptide 6 isoform X2; the protein is MLTTLVFSEQCDFTEDQTAEFKEAFQLFDRTGDGKILYSQCGDVMRALGQNPTNAEVLKVLGNPKSDEMNVKVLDFEHFLPMLQTVAKNKDQGTYEDYVEGLRVFDKEGNGTVMGAEIRHVLVTLGEKMTEEEVEMLVAGHEDSNGCINYEELVRMVLNG
- the MYL6B gene encoding myosin light chain 6B; this translates as MPPKKDVPVKKPVGPPAASKPAAKPAVGPPPSRVELPPPVPLILEKPAKPQEPPIDLSKVVIEFNKDQLEEFKEAFELYDRVGDGKIQFSQCGDVMRALGQNPTNAEVLRVMGYPKSDELKSRRVDFETFLPMLQAVAKMPDRGSYQDYLEGLRVFDKEQNGKVMGAELRHVLTTLGERMTEEEVESVLAGHEDSSGCINYEAFLKHILSV